Genomic segment of bacterium:
AAATTGAAAGGAGGAGAGATAAAATGAAGCGAGAAGTTGAATACTTTGAAAAGCCCGGCCCGGAAAACACTGAAGCCTGTCTGGAGATTATGGAGGGTGTAGTTGAAGAGGGCTATCGTTACGTGGTCGTGGCTACCACCTCAGGTGAAACAGGCCTGGCCGCCGCGAAAAGACTGCAAGGCCGAGGAATAAATCTGGTGGTAGTTACCCATTCGGCTAATTTCAAAGGCCCTAACGTAGAGGAAATATCCCCGGATAAAAGGAAAGAAATCGAGAGCCTGGGAGCCAAAATCTATACGGGAACCATCCTTACCCATTCTTTAGAAACTGCCTTAGCGGCCAAGTTTTCCGGCGTCTACCCCACCACCCTGATTGCCCAAACCTTGAGAAGATTTGGAGAAGGACTTAAGGTCTGCTGCGAGATTGTTATGGAGGCAGTGGATGCCGGTCTTATACCGGAAGGTGAAGTAGTAGTAGCCGTGGGCGGAACCGGTCGGGGAGCAGATGCGGTCTGTTTGATCAAATCCGCGGCTTCTAAGAGATTCCTGGATTTGAAAGTGACCGAGATTTTGGCTAAACCAGGATAAAGAGTTGCGAATTGCGGATTGCGAATTGCGGATTGCGGATTGAAGATTTGTAACTACTCAAAACTAAGTTAAGCAGTTAGTTGGGAGACAAAGCAAAATTCCCTCTCCCTTGATGGGAGAGGGATAGGGTGAAGGTGAAATTGGCGGGCAATATTATTACTCTTGTTATTTCACCCTCCCCTAACCCCTCCCATCAAGGGAGGGGAAGCTCTTATGCCGACGCTGTCAGGACAAAAGGAGATGAAACTTAACCCATAGCACTATAATCTGTAATGAGCTTACTTTTTCAACTTGATTTTGAGTAGATACGAAGATTTTAAATCCGAAATCCGAAATCCGAAATCCGAAATAATGCGGCCTGTGCAAACCAATTAACCACAGATTGCACTGATTGTATATTTTTTGTAACTACTCAGGTGAATAGGCTGATGTCCATCAATTTTTCTTGACATATTCGGTTGCCAAGGGTATAATTGAACCTATCTTCTGTCTGGTCCGGAGGGCTATCATGCGATCAAGATTTGAACGTGGAGAAATTCGAAACTCGACGAGCCGCAAGCAGGTGCTCCGAACTCGAGACTATCTCTGGTTAGGGTTTATTCTTCTCTTAATGACCGGATGTGCTGGGGGATGGCGAGAAATAAGAGAAGATTATGTAATAGAAAATAATTACGGAGTCAGATGTATCCGACTTGGTCTTTGGAATGATGCCCTGATCTGGCTGGAGAAAGCCAGAGATAAAAAACCGGAGAAGGCTTCTATCCACAATAACCTTGGTGTGGTTTACGAATATTTTGGCCAGTTGGAAGAAGCCGGAAGAGCTTATGAAAAGGCGGTTGAGTTGAGTGGAGGGAAAAAGGTATATCGAGAAAATCTTCAGGCCTTTATAGAAGACAGAGGACAGAAGACAGAGGCAGAAGACAGTAGATAGTGGGCGGAGAGGTTGGTGGGGTTGAATGAGATGAAACTCAACAATACTCCAGGAAAAAGCTGGACATTTGGAGTGAGATATGGTATACTCTGCCAGTATACTGATCGCACTTAGGTTTTGGGGTGATAAGACACCAGACCACCAAATTTCATAAACTGAAAGGGGGAACTGAAAATGCAGGAGAAGAAACAAAATGAACTGGGCTCTATCTGGATAAGTAACGAGGTGGTGGGCACCATAGCCGGGTTGGTGACTACCGGGATAAAGGGGGTAGCCGGCATGAGCGGTGGTATTATAGAGGGGCTGGCGAAGAGATTGACCGGGACTCAATTGATGAAGGGAGTCAAGGTTGAGGTCGGAGAGAAAGAGGCTGTACTGGATATATCTATCATTGTTGAATATGGCGTCCGGATTCCGGAAGTGGCCTGGCAAATACAGGAAGCCGTTAAAAGAACGGTAGAGAATTTGACCGGCCTCTCGGTGGTCGAAGTAAATATCCAGGTCGAGGGAATCTATATTGAGGAAGAAAAAGAGTCGCCTCCAAAAAAGAGAGTAAGCTAAAACTGAATGCGGACTGCGGAGTTCGGATAGATAAGCTGAAGGCTGAAGGCTGAAGGCTGAAGGCTGAAGGCCA
This window contains:
- a CDS encoding pyruvate kinase alpha/beta domain-containing protein; the protein is MKREVEYFEKPGPENTEACLEIMEGVVEEGYRYVVVATTSGETGLAAAKRLQGRGINLVVVTHSANFKGPNVEEISPDKRKEIESLGAKIYTGTILTHSLETALAAKFSGVYPTTLIAQTLRRFGEGLKVCCEIVMEAVDAGLIPEGEVVVAVGGTGRGADAVCLIKSAASKRFLDLKVTEILAKPG
- a CDS encoding tetratricopeptide repeat protein yields the protein MLRTRDYLWLGFILLLMTGCAGGWREIREDYVIENNYGVRCIRLGLWNDALIWLEKARDKKPEKASIHNNLGVVYEYFGQLEEAGRAYEKAVELSGGKKVYRENLQAFIEDRGQKTEAEDSR
- a CDS encoding Asp23/Gls24 family envelope stress response protein, which codes for MQEKKQNELGSIWISNEVVGTIAGLVTTGIKGVAGMSGGIIEGLAKRLTGTQLMKGVKVEVGEKEAVLDISIIVEYGVRIPEVAWQIQEAVKRTVENLTGLSVVEVNIQVEGIYIEEEKESPPKKRVS